In one window of Spartinivicinus marinus DNA:
- a CDS encoding substrate-binding protein produces MHTIKRVNFAIPFLLVLGVIKAGLAYSDTVKLGLNYPKTGPYSVQGLDQWRAAEMAKDEINQMGGILGKQVEIIWRDSKSKAKQATKNVRELIDDEGVQMIFGGSSSGVAIAAGKVCKVSKIPCFGTLTYSTATTGESGHRYMFRECYNAWPGAKVLAAYMNKNFSGKKYFYITADYTWGHTTEASFRIFTNTQDKNVHASIKTPFPTATKSNFKLAIKYAKAKSPDVLVLVLFGKDMAMALKEATSQGLKENTQIVVPNLTLGMAESAGAEAMEGVLGALPWSWRIPELTGSEKGKAFVKKFTEKYNRYPSTSGASAYTIMYEYKAAVEKSGSFDPAKVILALEGRKYKLLKDEQYWRDFDHQSIQTVYAVRGKTIAEVNADPYKLDYFEIIDQMSGDKAFRTREEWERVRREANMPTYLEPKEL; encoded by the coding sequence ATGCATACGATTAAGCGAGTAAACTTTGCTATTCCTTTCTTATTAGTTTTAGGAGTAATAAAAGCAGGTTTAGCTTACTCTGATACAGTAAAACTAGGTTTGAACTACCCCAAAACTGGGCCTTATTCAGTTCAGGGGCTGGATCAGTGGCGTGCGGCAGAGATGGCAAAAGATGAAATTAACCAAATGGGAGGCATCTTAGGCAAGCAAGTTGAAATTATCTGGAGAGACTCAAAATCTAAAGCGAAGCAAGCTACAAAAAATGTGCGTGAACTGATTGATGATGAGGGAGTGCAGATGATATTTGGTGGTTCCTCAAGTGGTGTTGCAATTGCTGCCGGAAAAGTCTGTAAAGTTAGTAAAATACCTTGTTTTGGAACATTGACTTACTCAACTGCAACAACAGGAGAGTCTGGACATCGATATATGTTTAGGGAATGCTATAATGCTTGGCCAGGAGCAAAAGTACTTGCTGCCTATATGAATAAGAATTTTTCTGGTAAGAAATATTTTTATATTACTGCTGATTATACTTGGGGGCATACCACAGAAGCATCATTTAGAATCTTTACTAACACTCAAGACAAAAATGTACATGCCTCTATTAAAACGCCGTTTCCAACTGCAACAAAGAGTAATTTTAAGCTAGCGATTAAATATGCTAAAGCAAAGTCACCTGATGTACTAGTGCTAGTGTTATTTGGTAAGGATATGGCTATGGCACTTAAAGAGGCTACATCTCAAGGACTAAAAGAAAATACACAGATTGTTGTTCCTAATTTAACGCTTGGTATGGCAGAAAGCGCTGGTGCTGAAGCTATGGAGGGAGTTTTGGGAGCATTACCTTGGAGTTGGCGAATACCTGAGTTAACAGGTTCTGAAAAAGGAAAAGCTTTCGTTAAAAAGTTTACAGAAAAATATAATCGTTACCCTTCGACATCTGGTGCTTCGGCATACACAATCATGTATGAATACAAAGCAGCAGTAGAAAAATCGGGTTCATTTGATCCTGCAAAAGTGATATTAGCATTAGAAGGACGAAAATATAAACTGCTTAAAGATGAACAATATTGGAGAGATTTTGATCACCAATCTATCCAAACAGTTTATGCTGTTCGCGGTAAAACAATTGCAGAGGTAAATGCAGACCCATATAAGCTAGATTATTTCGAGATAATAGATCAGATGAGTGGTGATAAAGCTTTTCGAACCAGAGAAGAGTGGGAGCGAGTCAGGCGCGAAGCTAATATGCCTACTTACTTAGAGCCAAAAGAGTTATAA
- a CDS encoding methyl-accepting chemotaxis protein: protein MNNNNEPKLTKNEEDKQSRFYLKDISIRWRLIGGFAFLCMLTLLIAGGGYYAQNELGKSLIDTTKVISVANKQQKILSQQLSLIRTVTNDIHFANSEESIKNHIEKLSNITSTNNEQVLTLISSVKNKLAIEKSNFLAYQEKLSRLAVELRDDFSVISENVISLVDSLTFEVKVNTASSFSSSKQLLDKNRDIINNQVSLLASSAKNTLSVLQKENVIQKSIMLLGLQSKDLLLVRKLNELKYIEIDINDTFDRLRGNLAGFFKEDDAAEFLARLNRVNAIVNTLVYEKEKALKADEEVLDEIKLTNIYEKINSEFEQLEEYSSAIFDTINFEVEVNVNEVEENIGAQVTSAQNAIKIGLEELTHTTEKSLETVSVVLQVKSVVLEIEKLVKEVLLSKKIKQTKYALVDITEYIDQALVGLSSLPESDASNHIISILSSLRVKLPILIKLKNRELTSADNINKMFVASTSNESSNLYDLIELLDENITNTAINLEKEVQSALLESNKSTVFWKNVQVLLGVISFLFAFIVGVIIFYSISRPLIEFKVTMAELIKGNFRYKCRYQAKDEIGVMAKSIQDLFQDKISSVIRNAKQLAVRQKNQADGFAKSFKVIASSSEYLKSQSSEISNSSNVMATNVSSVAEAMVSTSNNIGEVNISIDKIVDLLKDLDDLSKFSDSEVDELAQILKNIFSSIHKVTQQMNQYSSDINKINALSEHSSQAATRSQSSVQLTLDVLNELEDVTEEIFSFIDKISEISTQSNVLSLNAAIEACQIEEGSGGFRVVAEEMKKLAIQTQNANARLASLVKVAQTRLQSVMENCENSFERTKEVNENNLQIAKLLMQQDTTVKDVSTNIESISSSCSNADTITDRVTSNFKKISKSIENNLLATKTMSENASECEKHIVSIVELIKKSSEEASRVNMNIKNVNKEIIVIDSNVVENQKASRELYNASKELEGLMAFFKEDD, encoded by the coding sequence ATGAATAATAATAATGAACCTAAATTAACTAAAAACGAAGAGGATAAGCAGAGCAGGTTCTATTTAAAAGATATTTCAATTAGATGGAGATTAATAGGGGGATTTGCTTTTTTATGCATGCTGACACTGTTGATTGCAGGAGGTGGGTACTATGCACAGAATGAACTTGGTAAGAGTTTAATTGACACTACCAAAGTTATTTCAGTAGCAAATAAACAACAAAAAATTCTAAGTCAGCAGCTAAGTTTGATTAGAACTGTAACTAATGATATCCACTTTGCAAATAGTGAAGAATCTATAAAAAACCATATTGAAAAGCTATCTAATATTACTAGCACCAATAATGAACAGGTTTTAACATTAATTAGCTCTGTTAAAAATAAACTTGCGATAGAAAAAAGTAATTTTTTAGCGTATCAAGAAAAACTTTCTCGTTTAGCTGTTGAGTTAAGGGATGATTTTTCTGTGATTAGTGAAAATGTCATATCGCTTGTTGACTCCTTGACATTTGAAGTGAAAGTTAATACAGCCTCGTCATTTAGTTCCAGTAAGCAACTGTTAGATAAAAATAGAGATATTATTAATAATCAAGTGAGTTTGCTTGCCTCTAGTGCGAAAAATACATTGTCTGTATTGCAAAAGGAAAATGTAATTCAAAAATCTATAATGCTACTAGGTTTGCAGAGTAAAGACTTGCTTTTAGTGAGAAAGCTTAATGAGCTAAAATATATTGAGATAGATATTAACGATACTTTCGATAGGTTGAGAGGTAATCTGGCAGGTTTTTTTAAGGAGGATGATGCTGCTGAATTTTTGGCTAGGCTAAATCGAGTGAACGCTATTGTAAATACTCTTGTTTATGAAAAAGAAAAAGCTTTAAAAGCAGATGAAGAAGTTTTGGATGAAATAAAATTAACTAATATATATGAAAAAATTAACAGCGAGTTTGAACAGCTTGAAGAGTATTCTAGCGCCATTTTTGATACGATTAATTTTGAAGTTGAAGTCAATGTTAATGAAGTTGAAGAAAATATTGGTGCTCAAGTTACTTCGGCCCAAAACGCAATAAAAATTGGCCTTGAAGAACTAACTCATACAACAGAAAAGTCATTAGAAACTGTTAGTGTAGTATTGCAAGTAAAGTCTGTGGTTTTAGAAATAGAGAAATTAGTAAAAGAAGTTCTTTTAAGTAAAAAAATAAAACAAACTAAGTATGCATTGGTAGATATTACTGAATACATCGACCAAGCTTTAGTTGGTCTTTCATCATTGCCTGAAAGTGATGCCAGTAACCATATTATTTCAATACTGTCGTCTTTGAGAGTGAAACTACCTATTCTGATTAAGTTAAAAAATAGAGAACTGACTTCAGCTGATAATATAAACAAAATGTTTGTTGCATCAACAAGTAATGAAAGCAGTAATTTATATGACTTAATAGAACTGTTAGATGAAAATATTACAAATACAGCCATAAACTTGGAGAAAGAAGTGCAATCGGCATTGCTGGAAAGTAATAAAAGCACAGTTTTTTGGAAAAATGTACAAGTACTATTAGGTGTTATTAGTTTTTTGTTTGCATTTATTGTTGGGGTGATTATTTTTTATTCTATTAGCAGGCCGTTAATTGAATTCAAAGTAACAATGGCTGAATTGATTAAAGGGAATTTTCGTTATAAATGTCGTTATCAGGCAAAAGATGAAATTGGTGTAATGGCAAAATCAATTCAAGATTTATTTCAAGATAAAATTTCATCTGTAATTCGTAATGCTAAACAGTTGGCTGTTAGGCAAAAAAATCAAGCAGATGGATTTGCAAAGTCATTTAAAGTTATTGCTTCAAGCTCTGAATATTTGAAATCACAGTCTAGTGAAATATCAAACAGCTCAAATGTTATGGCTACTAATGTTTCCTCAGTAGCTGAAGCAATGGTGTCTACGTCTAATAATATAGGAGAAGTAAATATTTCAATAGATAAAATAGTAGATCTTTTAAAAGATTTGGATGATCTGTCAAAATTTAGTGATTCAGAGGTTGATGAGCTGGCTCAAATTTTAAAGAATATTTTTAGTAGTATTCACAAAGTTACACAGCAAATGAATCAATATTCAAGTGATATTAATAAAATTAATGCCTTATCGGAACATTCAAGCCAAGCAGCAACAAGATCTCAATCAAGTGTGCAGTTAACCTTAGATGTTTTAAATGAGTTGGAAGATGTTACTGAGGAGATATTTAGCTTTATTGATAAAATATCTGAAATATCTACTCAATCAAATGTGCTTAGTTTAAATGCAGCAATTGAGGCTTGTCAAATAGAAGAGGGGTCTGGTGGATTTAGAGTTGTTGCTGAAGAAATGAAAAAACTAGCCATTCAAACACAGAATGCAAATGCTAGGCTCGCCAGTTTGGTGAAAGTAGCTCAGACCCGTTTACAATCAGTAATGGAAAACTGTGAAAACTCATTTGAACGGACGAAAGAGGTAAATGAAAATAATCTTCAAATTGCAAAGCTATTAATGCAACAAGATACTACAGTTAAAGATGTTTCAACTAATATAGAGTCTATTTCAAGTTCTTGCTCAAATGCAGATACTATCACAGATAGAGTTACCTCGAACTTTAAGAAAATTTCTAAATCAATAGAGAATAATTTATTAGCCACTAAAACCATGAGCGAAAATGCTAGTGAATGCGAAAAACATATAGTTTCTATTGTTGAATTAATTAAGAAATCATCTGAAGAAGCATCTCGTGTCAATATGAATATCAAAAATGTTAATAAAGAAATAATTGTAATTGATTCGAATGTGGTTGAAAATCAAAAAGCATCACGAGAGTTGTATAATGCATCAAAAGAGTTAGAAGGATTGATGGCATTCTTTAAAGAAGATGACTAG